One window of the Macaca thibetana thibetana isolate TM-01 chromosome 13, ASM2454274v1, whole genome shotgun sequence genome contains the following:
- the LOC126933519 gene encoding 60S ribosomal protein L7a-like produces MPKGKKAKGKKVALAPAVVKKQEAKKVVNPLFEKRPKNFGIGQDIQPKRDLTRFVKWPRYIRLQRQRAILYKRLKVPPAINQFTQALDCQTATQLLKLAHKYRPETKQEKKQRLLARA; encoded by the coding sequence ATGCCGAAAGGAAAGAAGGCCAAGGGAAAGAAGGTGGCTCTGGCCCCTGCTGTCGTGAAAAAGCAGGAGGCCAAGAAAGTGGTGAATCCCCTGTTTGAGAAAAGACCTAAGAATTTTGGCATTGGACAGGACATCCAGCCCAAAAGAGACCTCACCCGCTTTGTGAAATGGCCTCGCTATATCAGGTTGCAGCGGCAGAGAGCCATCCTCTATAAGCGGCTGAAAGTGCCTCCTGCTATTAACCAGTTCACCCAGGCCCTGGACTGCCAAACAGCTACTCAGCTGCTTAAGCTGGCCCACAAGTACAGACCAGagacaaagcaagagaagaagcagaggctgctggCCCGGGCCTAG